From one Chanodichthys erythropterus isolate Z2021 chromosome 3, ASM2448905v1, whole genome shotgun sequence genomic stretch:
- the LOC137006546 gene encoding zinc finger protein 665-like: MAFIKEEESEDIKMEFIKDETEDMKIEETFSVKHEDTEEQTDLMALKEASPELNEREEEKMHYDKHNDFLTGERATQAKSSSLRKRAQKTGTKSYFTCQQCGKSFKQHRYLKVHLRVHTRESPITCQQCGKSFNREDYLKVHMRIHTGEKPYTCQQCGKSFSQKAYLIVHMRIHTLEKPFTCQQCGQSFSQKGNLKVHMRIHTGESPFACQQCGKCYKEKGNLTVHMRIHTGEKPYTCQQCGKSFSRKGSLTAHMTVHTGESPFTCQQCGKCYKEKGNLTVHMRIHTGEKPYTCQQCGKSFSRKGSLTAHMTIHTGESPFACQQCGKSYKEKGKLEIHMRIHTGEKPYTCQQCGKSFNIKGSLTVHMRIHTGESSFTCQQCGKCFNRKYKLETHMRIHTGEKPYTCRQCGKSFTVKGNLIAHMRTHIGEKPYICTLCGNSFARELSLREHMNIHTGEKPFTCDQCGKSFRHKMTLYNHMKIHTEEKPFICDKCGKSFRFKFNLKSHTRIHSKENSFRSYHCGNSRGIKST; the protein is encoded by the coding sequence ACCTAATGGCATTGAAAGAGGCGAGTCCTGAACTTAATGAAAGGGAAGAAGAGAAAATGCATTATGATAAACATAATGATTTCTTGACTGGAGAAAGAGCGACACAGGCTAAAAGTTCTTCTTTAcgaaaaagagctcaaaagacaggaactaaaagttatttcacctgccaacagtgtggaaagagttttaaacAACATAGATACCTTAAAGTCCACTTGAGAGTTCACACTAGAGAGAGTCCCATCacttgccaacagtgtggaaagagtttcaaccGTGAAGACTACCTTAAAGTCCATATGAggattcatactggagaaaagccttacacctgtcaacagtgtggaaagagtttcagtcaaaaagcATACCTtatagtccacatgagaattcacactttAGAGAAACCTTTCACTtgccaacaatgtggacagagtttcagtcaaaaaggaaaccttaaagtccacatgagaattcacactggagagagcccATTtgcctgccaacagtgtggaaagtgttacaaagaaaaaggaaaccttaccgtccacatgagaattcacactggagaaaagccttacacctgccaacagtgtggaaagagtttcagtagAAAAGGAAGTCTTACAGCCCACATGacagttcacactggagagagcccATTCACCTGCCAGCAGTGTGGAAAGTGTTACAAAGAAAAAGGAAACCTtacagtccacatgagaattcacactggagaaaagccttacacctgccaacagtgtggaaagagtttcagtagAAAAGGAAGTCTTACAGCCCACATGacaattcacactggagagagcccATTTgcttgccaacagtgtggaaagagttacaaagaaaaaggaaaacttgaaatccacatgagaattcacactggagaaaagccttacacctgccaacaatgtggaaagagtttcaatataaaAGGAAGTCTtacagtccacatgagaattcacactggagagagctcattcacctgccaacagtgtggaaagtgtTTCAATCGAAAATATAAACTTGAAacccacatgagaattcacacggGAGAAAAGCCATATACTTGCcgacaatgtggaaagagtttcactgtaaaaggaaaccttatagcccacatgagaactcacattggagaaaagccttacatcTGCACTCTGTGTGGGAATAGCTTTGCACGGGAACTAAGCCTTAGAGAACACATGaatattcacactggagagaagccttttacatgtgatcagtgtggaaagagtttcaggcATAAAATGACCCTTTATAACCACATGAAAattcatacagaagagaagccATTCATATGTGATAAGTGTGGTAAGAGTTTTAGATTTAAATTTAACCTTAAGAGCCACACAAGGATTCACTCGAAAGAGAACTCTTTTAGAAGTTATCACTGTGGAAATAGCAGGGGTATAAAGAGTACCTAA